One genomic region from Balaenoptera acutorostrata chromosome 1, mBalAcu1.1, whole genome shotgun sequence encodes:
- the LOC103015166 gene encoding T-cell surface glycoprotein CD1e, membrane-associated isoform X1, giving the protein MLLLLPLLFKGLLCHGASKVAPQVLGPRHSAAEEPLSFHVLQISSFANRSWTHTQGSGWLGELQTHGWDSVLGTIRFLKPWSQGNFSKEELKNIQAFLRLYIHSFPREVQAFASQFQFQYPFELQVSFGCLIHPGKASESFLNGAYQGSDFLSFQENSWKPSPGAGSRAQNVCKVLNHYKFIKEIIQSLLSDTCPRFLAGLLEAGKSELQRQVKPEAWVSKGPSPGPGRLLLMCHVSGFHPKPVWVMWMRGEQKQPGTQQGDVLPNADGTWYLQVTLDVAAGEAAGLSCRVKHSSLGGQDLIIHWVGYSYLLILICLMVIVSLVMLVIVDSSFKEQRSRYPRPQGFKTPALLGTGMVDQKQTLKEMKTQLWRH; this is encoded by the exons ATGCTCCTCCTGCTGCCTCTGCTCTTCAAGGGACTTCTCTGCCATGGGGCAAGCAAAGTGG CTCCACAGGTCTTAGGACCCCGTCATTCAGCTGCAGAAGAGCCCCTCTCCTTCCACGTGCTCCAGATCTCCTCCTTTGCCAATCGCAGCTGGACACACACCCAGGGCTCAGGCTGGCTGGGCGAGCTGCAGACTCATGGCTGGGACAGTGTCTTGGGCACCATCCGCTTTCTGAAGCCTTGGTCCCAGGGTAACTTCAGCAAGGAGGAGCTGAAGAACATCCAGGCATTCCTGAGGTTGTACATCCATAGTTTCCCTCGCGAAGTGCAGGCCTTTGCCAGTCAGTTTCAGTTTCAAT ACCCCTTTGAGCTCCAGGTATCATTTGGCTGTTTaattcatcctgggaaggcctcAGAAAGCTTCTTAAATGGGGCATATCAAGGATCAGATTTCCTGAGTTTCCAAGAAAATTCCTGGAAACCGTCTCCAGGAGCAGGGAGTCGAGCTCAGAATGTCTGTAAGGTGCTCAACCACtacaaatttattaaagaaatcatTCAGAGCCTTCTCAGTGACACCTGCCCTCGGTTTCTGGCAGGCCTCCTTGAAGCAGGGAAGTCAGAACTGCAACGACAAG TGAAGCCAGAGGCTTGGGTGTCCAAAGGCCCCAGTCCTGGGCCTGGTCGTCTGTTGCTGATGTGTCACGTCTCTGGCTTTCATCCAAAACCCGTGTGGGTGATGTGGATGAGGGGTGAGCAGAAGCAGCCAGGCACTCAGCAAGGAGATGTCTTGCCCAATGCTGACGGGACTTGGTATCTCCAAGTAACCCTGGACGTGGCGGCTGGGGAGGCGGCCGGCCTGAGTTGCCGAGTAAAGCACAGCAGTCTAGGAGGACAGGACCTAATCATCCATTGGG TTGGATACTCCTACCTTCTGATATTGATCTGTTTGATGGTAATAGTTTCCCTGGTCATGTTGGTTATAGTTGACTCATCATTTAAAGAACAGAG GAGTCGATACCCAAGACCCCAGGGGTTCAAGACACCAGCTCTGCTTGGCACAGGAATGGTGGACCAAAAACAGActcttaaagaaatgaaaacccaactcTGGCGTCATTAA
- the LOC103015166 gene encoding T-cell surface glycoprotein CD1e, membrane-associated isoform X3, with the protein MLLLLPLLFKGLLCHGASKVAPQVLGPRHSAAEEPLSFHVLQISSFANRSWTHTQGSGWLGELQTHGWDSVLGTIRFLKPWSQGNFSKEELKNIQAFLRLYIHSFPREVQAFASQFQFQYPFELQVSFGCLIHPGKASESFLNGAYQGSDFLSFQENSWKPSPGAGSRAQNVCLLEAGKSELQRQVKPEAWVSKGPSPGPGRLLLMCHVSGFHPKPVWVMWMRGEQKQPGTQQGDVLPNADGTWYLQVTLDVAAGEAAGLSCRVKHSSLGGQDLIIHWVGYSYLLILICLMVIVSLVMLVIVDSSFKEQRSRYPRPQGFKTPALLGTGMVDQKQTLKEMKTQLWRH; encoded by the exons ATGCTCCTCCTGCTGCCTCTGCTCTTCAAGGGACTTCTCTGCCATGGGGCAAGCAAAGTGG CTCCACAGGTCTTAGGACCCCGTCATTCAGCTGCAGAAGAGCCCCTCTCCTTCCACGTGCTCCAGATCTCCTCCTTTGCCAATCGCAGCTGGACACACACCCAGGGCTCAGGCTGGCTGGGCGAGCTGCAGACTCATGGCTGGGACAGTGTCTTGGGCACCATCCGCTTTCTGAAGCCTTGGTCCCAGGGTAACTTCAGCAAGGAGGAGCTGAAGAACATCCAGGCATTCCTGAGGTTGTACATCCATAGTTTCCCTCGCGAAGTGCAGGCCTTTGCCAGTCAGTTTCAGTTTCAAT ACCCCTTTGAGCTCCAGGTATCATTTGGCTGTTTaattcatcctgggaaggcctcAGAAAGCTTCTTAAATGGGGCATATCAAGGATCAGATTTCCTGAGTTTCCAAGAAAATTCCTGGAAACCGTCTCCAGGAGCAGGGAGTCGAGCTCAGAATGTCT GCCTCCTTGAAGCAGGGAAGTCAGAACTGCAACGACAAG TGAAGCCAGAGGCTTGGGTGTCCAAAGGCCCCAGTCCTGGGCCTGGTCGTCTGTTGCTGATGTGTCACGTCTCTGGCTTTCATCCAAAACCCGTGTGGGTGATGTGGATGAGGGGTGAGCAGAAGCAGCCAGGCACTCAGCAAGGAGATGTCTTGCCCAATGCTGACGGGACTTGGTATCTCCAAGTAACCCTGGACGTGGCGGCTGGGGAGGCGGCCGGCCTGAGTTGCCGAGTAAAGCACAGCAGTCTAGGAGGACAGGACCTAATCATCCATTGGG TTGGATACTCCTACCTTCTGATATTGATCTGTTTGATGGTAATAGTTTCCCTGGTCATGTTGGTTATAGTTGACTCATCATTTAAAGAACAGAG GAGTCGATACCCAAGACCCCAGGGGTTCAAGACACCAGCTCTGCTTGGCACAGGAATGGTGGACCAAAAACAGActcttaaagaaatgaaaacccaactcTGGCGTCATTAA
- the LOC103015166 gene encoding T-cell surface glycoprotein CD1e, membrane-associated isoform X2: MLLLLPLLFKGLLCHGASKVAPQVLGPRHSAAEEPLSFHVLQISSFANRSWTHTQGSGWLGELQTHGWDSVLGTIRFLKPWSQGNFSKEELKNIQAFLRLYIHSFPREVQAFASQFQFQYPFELQVSFGCLIHPGKASESFLNGAYQGSDFLSFQENSWKPSPGAGSRAQNVCKVLNHYKFIKEIIQSLLSDTCPRFLAGLLEAGKSELQRQVKPEAWVSKGPSPGPGRLLLMCHVSGFHPKPVWVMWMRGEQKQPGTQQGDVLPNADGTWYLQVTLDVAAGEAAGLSCRVKHSSLGGQDLIIHWDPIFPHSSNQNLFSAHVSHPAFPQESIPKTPGVQDTSSAWHRNGGPKTDS; the protein is encoded by the exons ATGCTCCTCCTGCTGCCTCTGCTCTTCAAGGGACTTCTCTGCCATGGGGCAAGCAAAGTGG CTCCACAGGTCTTAGGACCCCGTCATTCAGCTGCAGAAGAGCCCCTCTCCTTCCACGTGCTCCAGATCTCCTCCTTTGCCAATCGCAGCTGGACACACACCCAGGGCTCAGGCTGGCTGGGCGAGCTGCAGACTCATGGCTGGGACAGTGTCTTGGGCACCATCCGCTTTCTGAAGCCTTGGTCCCAGGGTAACTTCAGCAAGGAGGAGCTGAAGAACATCCAGGCATTCCTGAGGTTGTACATCCATAGTTTCCCTCGCGAAGTGCAGGCCTTTGCCAGTCAGTTTCAGTTTCAAT ACCCCTTTGAGCTCCAGGTATCATTTGGCTGTTTaattcatcctgggaaggcctcAGAAAGCTTCTTAAATGGGGCATATCAAGGATCAGATTTCCTGAGTTTCCAAGAAAATTCCTGGAAACCGTCTCCAGGAGCAGGGAGTCGAGCTCAGAATGTCTGTAAGGTGCTCAACCACtacaaatttattaaagaaatcatTCAGAGCCTTCTCAGTGACACCTGCCCTCGGTTTCTGGCAGGCCTCCTTGAAGCAGGGAAGTCAGAACTGCAACGACAAG TGAAGCCAGAGGCTTGGGTGTCCAAAGGCCCCAGTCCTGGGCCTGGTCGTCTGTTGCTGATGTGTCACGTCTCTGGCTTTCATCCAAAACCCGTGTGGGTGATGTGGATGAGGGGTGAGCAGAAGCAGCCAGGCACTCAGCAAGGAGATGTCTTGCCCAATGCTGACGGGACTTGGTATCTCCAAGTAACCCTGGACGTGGCGGCTGGGGAGGCGGCCGGCCTGAGTTGCCGAGTAAAGCACAGCAGTCTAGGAGGACAGGACCTAATCATCCATTGGG ATCCCATTTTCCCCCACAGCTCAAATCAGAACCTCTTCTCTGCCCATGTCTCCCACCCTGCCTTTCCACAGGAGTCGATACCCAAGACCCCAGGGGTTCAAGACACCAGCTCTGCTTGGCACAGGAATGGTGGACCAAAAACAGActcttaa